From Streptomyces sp. NBC_00370, a single genomic window includes:
- a CDS encoding glycosyl hydrolase: MRRRTSFLLALLLVIVGVTGTAVAIQTHRSDSGSIAAAGAVADHTITLQNKTDGRIWVGSRVNADGSAELTGLPTLDPGQAATITIPEREGAGHWRGTFFARQGCSGDNGSTFHCAVGDCGPFVDHCSLGEQPASLAEFNFDPADSLAPWYDVSYVNAVSAPVTITPNDVAPPASGECAVAGCPEDLLSACPADNLQKDQATGKSLVCVNPNRDAKTPYSDMINQKCPTAYAWSKQDAEAGNKVMYQCTKCSGLTVSFGTGSAPAPAPVVNNPPPPAPVAPASHRKGVSLNPVDGASQALADSGASWYYNWASSSGAVAKPNGVEYVPMIWGPGSVTDDELNHARQEGTELLGFNEPDSGTQANMSPEQALDLWPRLQSTGLRLGAPAVSYGGDVPGGWLDRFMQGAQQRNLRVDFIPLHWYGSDFGPDAANQLRGYLQAVHDRYHKPIWLTEYGLIDWSKGPARYPSEQEQTDFIKSSTQMLNSLDFMERYAWFTLSTVTSPTGLYNGTTPNASGRAYHDAG; the protein is encoded by the coding sequence ATGCGCAGACGCACATCATTCCTGCTGGCGCTGCTGCTGGTCATCGTCGGTGTGACAGGCACCGCCGTAGCGATCCAGACGCACCGCTCCGACAGCGGGAGCATCGCAGCGGCCGGTGCCGTCGCCGACCACACCATCACCCTGCAGAACAAGACGGACGGCCGGATCTGGGTCGGCAGCAGGGTCAACGCCGACGGTTCGGCCGAGCTCACCGGGCTGCCGACGCTCGACCCCGGCCAGGCCGCCACCATCACCATTCCCGAGCGGGAGGGTGCCGGGCACTGGCGCGGCACGTTCTTCGCCCGCCAGGGCTGCTCCGGTGACAACGGCAGCACGTTCCACTGTGCCGTCGGTGACTGCGGGCCCTTCGTGGACCACTGCTCGCTCGGCGAACAGCCCGCGAGCCTCGCCGAGTTCAACTTCGACCCGGCCGACTCCCTGGCGCCCTGGTACGACGTGAGCTACGTCAACGCCGTATCGGCCCCTGTCACCATCACCCCCAACGACGTGGCACCACCCGCGAGCGGCGAGTGCGCCGTGGCGGGCTGCCCCGAGGATCTGCTGTCCGCCTGCCCGGCCGACAACCTGCAGAAGGACCAGGCCACGGGCAAGTCGCTGGTGTGCGTCAACCCGAACCGGGACGCCAAGACGCCGTACAGCGACATGATCAACCAGAAGTGCCCCACCGCGTACGCCTGGTCCAAGCAGGACGCCGAGGCGGGCAACAAGGTGATGTACCAGTGCACCAAGTGCAGTGGTCTGACGGTGTCGTTCGGGACCGGCAGCGCCCCGGCGCCCGCCCCCGTCGTCAACAACCCGCCGCCGCCCGCCCCGGTGGCGCCGGCGTCGCACCGTAAGGGTGTCAGCCTCAACCCGGTCGACGGCGCCTCCCAGGCCCTCGCCGACTCCGGTGCGTCCTGGTACTACAACTGGGCCTCGTCCAGTGGCGCTGTGGCCAAGCCGAACGGTGTCGAGTACGTCCCGATGATCTGGGGCCCCGGCTCGGTCACCGACGACGAACTGAACCATGCCCGCCAGGAGGGCACGGAGCTGCTCGGCTTCAACGAGCCCGACTCGGGCACGCAGGCCAACATGTCCCCCGAGCAGGCCCTGGACCTGTGGCCCCGGCTGCAGTCCACCGGGCTGCGGCTCGGCGCACCCGCCGTCTCGTACGGCGGAGACGTCCCCGGCGGCTGGCTGGACCGCTTCATGCAGGGAGCGCAGCAGCGCAATCTGCGCGTCGACTTCATCCCCCTGCACTGGTACGGGTCCGACTTCGGCCCGGACGCCGCCAACCAGCTGCGCGGCTACCTCCAGGCGGTGCACGACCGCTACCACAAGCCGATCTGGCTGACCGAATACGGCCTGATCGACTGGTCCAAGGGCCCGGCTCGGTATCCCAGCGAGCAGGAGCAGACCGACTTCATCAAGTCATCGACGCAAATGCTGAACAGTCTTGACTTCATGGAGCGCTACGCCTGGTTCACCCTCTCCACCGTGACCAGCCCGACGGGTCTTTACAACGGCACGACACCCAACGCCAGTGGCCGCGCCTATCACGACGCGGGCTGA
- a CDS encoding DUF4913 domain-containing protein: MSTAPPEKPEVPGPGGGAAPDPEKPLTPPHFILYMEGPAYANTLRQLTLWTHHVLLPVYGREVSSQAPWCSRWWEHAEAVAQLHGLWLAWGHLTGPGSNMSGPASWHRDFLSPVMAALRDPQGPFAGCKPGAHRGKEVPPVDAMDPFAPPPPPPPPPPPPPPQGQKQPSWERPPTEQPSS, encoded by the coding sequence ATGTCTACTGCGCCGCCGGAGAAGCCCGAGGTGCCTGGGCCCGGGGGAGGCGCCGCTCCCGATCCGGAGAAGCCCCTCACGCCACCGCACTTCATCCTCTACATGGAAGGGCCCGCCTACGCGAACACGCTGCGTCAGCTGACACTGTGGACCCACCATGTACTGCTGCCGGTCTACGGCAGGGAAGTCAGCTCCCAGGCCCCTTGGTGCTCCCGCTGGTGGGAACACGCTGAAGCCGTCGCCCAGTTGCACGGCCTGTGGCTCGCCTGGGGGCATCTGACCGGGCCCGGCTCCAACATGTCAGGACCTGCCAGCTGGCATCGCGACTTCCTCTCGCCGGTCATGGCAGCGCTGCGGGACCCGCAGGGCCCCTTCGCCGGATGCAAGCCTGGTGCCCACCGCGGGAAGGAGGTTCCTCCCGTCGACGCGATGGATCCGTTCGCACCACCGCCACCGCCACCGCCACCGCCACCGCCACCGCCACCGCAGGGGCAGAAGCAGCCGAGTTGGGAAAGACCACCGACCGAGCAGCCGTCGAGCTGA
- a CDS encoding C40 family peptidase, with the protein MRRPLRAHSYRTAAAVVLACALTVTTQQIARADPATLTQVRAQLDTLYHQAEVATDKYNAADEKVAKQKKRIDKLNAQVKTTEAKLSVLNSQAAAVARAQYRGGGLPAEMQFVLDDDPATALDNASLNRKAQQARHSVLAALGTTREDLRHRTDDASDELKDLKATRRTQKDQQQKIEKHIKAAKQLESQLAAKQLQRIAALERQEEADAQAQWVSTGVLKKVGKKGTSAGRKAVAYAAKQIGKPYVWGAEGPSSFDCSGLTSQAWLAAGHPIPRTSEEQWRQLKHIPVDDMRPGDLIIYFADASHVAIYVGDGQIIQAPRPGRWVYESPAASMPILGAVRPDA; encoded by the coding sequence ATGAGACGGCCCCTGCGCGCGCACAGCTACCGGACGGCGGCTGCCGTCGTCCTGGCCTGCGCCCTGACGGTGACGACCCAGCAGATCGCCCGTGCCGACCCCGCGACTCTCACCCAGGTACGTGCCCAACTGGACACCCTTTATCACCAAGCGGAAGTCGCCACGGACAAGTACAACGCCGCCGACGAGAAGGTGGCCAAGCAGAAGAAGCGCATCGACAAGCTCAACGCCCAGGTCAAGACGACCGAGGCGAAGCTGTCCGTCCTCAACTCGCAGGCGGCGGCGGTGGCCAGGGCCCAGTACCGGGGCGGCGGCCTGCCCGCCGAGATGCAGTTCGTCCTCGACGACGACCCGGCGACCGCCCTGGACAACGCGTCCTTGAACCGCAAGGCGCAGCAGGCCAGGCACAGCGTGCTGGCCGCGCTCGGCACCACGCGCGAGGACCTGCGGCACCGCACCGACGACGCCTCCGACGAGCTGAAGGACCTGAAGGCGACCCGTCGCACCCAGAAGGACCAGCAGCAGAAGATCGAGAAGCACATCAAGGCGGCGAAGCAGCTGGAGTCGCAGCTGGCCGCGAAGCAGCTCCAGCGGATCGCGGCGCTGGAGCGCCAGGAGGAGGCCGACGCCCAGGCGCAGTGGGTGAGCACCGGCGTCCTCAAGAAGGTCGGCAAGAAGGGGACTTCGGCCGGTCGGAAGGCCGTCGCCTACGCCGCCAAGCAGATCGGCAAGCCGTACGTGTGGGGCGCCGAAGGCCCCAGCTCCTTCGACTGCTCAGGCCTCACCTCGCAGGCCTGGCTCGCGGCGGGCCACCCCATCCCCCGTACGTCGGAGGAGCAGTGGCGGCAGTTGAAGCACATCCCGGTCGACGACATGCGCCCGGGGGACCTCATCATCTACTTCGCTGACGCCAGCCACGTCGCCATCTACGTGGGCGACGGCCAGATCATCCAGGCCCCGCGCCCGGGGCGTTGGGTGTACGAGTCACCGGCGGCGTCGATGCCGATCCTGGGAGCGGTACGCCCGGACGCCTGA
- a CDS encoding AfsR/SARP family transcriptional regulator — MNAYTNSVRFAVLGPVRAWRGERELDLGSPQQRAVLVALLLRRGRPATLEELLDAVWGEERPAAAVSVLRTYVSRLRKVLEAGREAADTPRMIVSVGDGYLARFPEECLDLAVFEQQVTAAKKLRAAGELTEAGELLHTALAGWQGPALAGVPGPMAESERSWLSEERLTALETRLDVDVELGRHEEVIAELISLTGQYPLREQQCQLLMLALYRSGRQAEALAVYRSTRRTLIAELGIEPGAALREMHDRILTADASLVPGPPRRSDPPDEPEGPVVPQPARPAQLPADLPTFAGRHTELDRTRALLPRNGHAPTTVVISAIGGMAGIGKTTLAVHWAHEIAGRFPDGQLYINLRGFDPTGSVVTPDEAIRTFLDALGVPPMRIPAGLAAQAALYRSMLVDRRVLVLLDNARDTDQVRPLLPGSPGCVVIVTSRNQLTGLIAGEGAHPLTLDQLTPAEAHDLLARRLGTGRLAAEPQAADEIIVRCARLPLALAIVAAHAAAYPGFPLSAIAEELRDSNGSLDAFAGGDDLTTDVRAVFSWSYKALSDPAARLFRLLGLHSGPDISSPAAAALAGLPLRETRALLGELTRAHLLTEHFPGRYTLHDLLRVYATERVGAEEEPQERDRAVERLLAWYLHTADAAYTYITPRRRRIRLEPLPASCLPLEFSTHEQALDWCETERANLVTAVNQAATSGHPGIAWRLPAVLWGFFYLRSHLHDWVDTAAVGLAAARAAQHRWGEAQALADMAAALRSAGRLDEAIDHLWQAMIAYRELGDADGRGSAVANLGDVYLQTGQFAKALEYTRRGLVIERAVGTVWGEGILLSNLGDAYQGLGRFDEALECMEQSLTILRDSGNSWVEGVALDILGTIHRKLGRYDESMAFYEQALATHRAVGNRWGEGHTLGHLGDVHLEADQPEAARVSWRQALAIFADFNHPDAEQVRERLGRLANTTRESTTADGSTDPANGPVGVVNGHVGRTNGHTDAAGGSGAVDGPPEARARSAAHRRTA; from the coding sequence GTGAACGCCTATACGAATTCCGTACGCTTCGCCGTGCTGGGGCCGGTCCGGGCGTGGCGCGGTGAACGAGAGCTGGACCTCGGCTCGCCCCAGCAGCGAGCCGTGCTGGTGGCACTGCTGTTACGCAGAGGACGACCCGCCACTCTCGAAGAACTCCTCGACGCCGTCTGGGGCGAGGAACGCCCGGCGGCGGCCGTGTCCGTCCTGCGTACGTACGTGTCGCGGCTGCGCAAGGTTCTGGAGGCCGGCAGGGAAGCGGCCGACACCCCGCGGATGATCGTCTCCGTCGGCGACGGCTATCTCGCCAGGTTCCCCGAAGAGTGCCTGGATCTGGCCGTGTTCGAGCAACAGGTCACAGCGGCGAAGAAGCTCCGTGCCGCCGGCGAGCTGACCGAGGCAGGCGAACTGCTGCACACCGCGCTCGCCGGATGGCAGGGCCCCGCGCTCGCCGGAGTCCCGGGTCCGATGGCCGAGTCGGAGCGTTCCTGGCTGAGCGAGGAGCGGCTGACCGCACTGGAGACCCGGTTGGACGTCGACGTCGAACTCGGCCGCCACGAAGAGGTGATCGCCGAACTGATCTCGCTCACCGGCCAGTACCCCCTGCGGGAACAGCAGTGCCAACTGCTCATGCTGGCGCTGTACCGGTCCGGCAGACAGGCCGAGGCCCTTGCCGTCTACCGCAGCACCCGGCGCACCCTGATCGCCGAGCTGGGCATCGAACCCGGCGCGGCGCTGCGGGAGATGCACGACCGCATACTCACCGCCGACGCCTCTCTCGTCCCCGGACCGCCACGGCGCTCCGACCCGCCGGACGAACCCGAAGGCCCGGTGGTGCCGCAGCCCGCGAGGCCTGCCCAACTCCCCGCCGACCTGCCCACCTTCGCGGGCCGACACACCGAACTCGACCGCACGCGCGCCTTGTTGCCGAGGAACGGGCACGCACCGACGACGGTGGTGATCAGTGCCATCGGCGGCATGGCGGGCATCGGCAAGACCACCCTGGCCGTGCACTGGGCCCATGAGATCGCCGGCCGCTTCCCCGACGGGCAGCTCTACATCAACCTCCGCGGCTTCGACCCGACCGGCTCGGTCGTGACACCGGACGAGGCCATCCGTACCTTCCTCGACGCGCTCGGGGTCCCCCCGATGCGCATCCCGGCGGGACTCGCGGCCCAGGCTGCGCTGTACCGCAGCATGCTCGTCGACCGCCGGGTGCTGGTCCTCCTCGACAACGCGCGCGACACCGACCAGGTCCGCCCGCTGCTGCCGGGCTCCCCCGGCTGCGTGGTCATCGTCACCAGCCGCAACCAGCTCACCGGCCTGATCGCCGGTGAGGGCGCCCATCCGCTGACGCTGGACCAGCTGACACCCGCCGAGGCGCACGACCTGCTGGCGCGCCGCCTCGGCACCGGACGGCTGGCGGCCGAGCCGCAGGCGGCCGACGAGATCATCGTGCGCTGCGCCCGGCTGCCGCTGGCCCTCGCCATCGTCGCCGCCCACGCGGCCGCGTACCCCGGCTTCCCGCTCAGCGCCATCGCCGAGGAACTGCGCGACAGCAACGGCAGCCTCGACGCCTTCGCGGGCGGCGACGACCTCACCACCGACGTACGGGCCGTCTTCTCCTGGTCGTACAAAGCGCTGTCGGACCCGGCGGCGCGGCTGTTCCGGCTGCTGGGCCTGCACTCCGGCCCCGACATCTCCTCGCCGGCCGCCGCCGCGCTCGCCGGGCTCCCGCTGCGCGAAACCCGCGCCCTGCTGGGCGAGTTGACCCGTGCCCATCTGCTCACCGAGCACTTCCCCGGCCGCTACACACTCCACGACCTGCTCCGTGTCTACGCCACCGAACGCGTCGGCGCGGAGGAGGAGCCGCAGGAGCGGGACCGGGCCGTCGAGCGGCTGCTCGCCTGGTATCTGCACACCGCCGACGCGGCGTACACGTACATCACACCGCGCCGCCGCCGGATCCGGCTCGAACCCCTGCCCGCGTCGTGCCTGCCGCTGGAGTTCAGCACGCACGAGCAGGCGCTGGACTGGTGCGAGACCGAGCGGGCCAATCTGGTCACCGCGGTGAACCAGGCCGCCACGTCCGGGCACCCGGGCATCGCATGGCGGCTGCCCGCCGTCCTGTGGGGTTTCTTCTACCTCCGCAGCCATCTGCACGACTGGGTCGACACCGCGGCCGTCGGACTCGCCGCCGCCCGCGCCGCCCAGCACCGCTGGGGCGAGGCGCAGGCCCTCGCGGACATGGCCGCCGCGCTGCGCAGCGCGGGCCGGCTCGACGAGGCCATCGACCATCTGTGGCAGGCGATGATCGCCTACCGGGAGCTGGGGGACGCGGACGGCCGCGGCTCTGCCGTGGCCAACCTCGGCGACGTCTACCTGCAGACCGGGCAGTTCGCCAAGGCGCTGGAGTACACCCGTCGTGGCCTGGTCATCGAGCGGGCCGTCGGCACCGTCTGGGGCGAGGGGATCCTGCTGAGCAACCTGGGCGACGCCTACCAGGGGCTCGGCAGGTTCGACGAGGCCCTGGAGTGCATGGAGCAGTCGCTGACCATCCTGCGCGACAGCGGTAACAGCTGGGTGGAGGGCGTCGCGCTCGACATCCTCGGCACGATCCACCGCAAGCTCGGCCGGTACGACGAGTCGATGGCGTTCTACGAGCAGGCGCTCGCCACCCACCGGGCCGTCGGCAACCGGTGGGGCGAGGGTCATACGCTGGGCCATCTCGGCGACGTCCATCTGGAGGCCGACCAGCCGGAGGCCGCGCGGGTGAGCTGGCGCCAAGCGCTCGCGATCTTCGCGGACTTCAACCACCCGGACGCCGAACAGGTCCGCGAACGGCTCGGCCGGCTGGCGAACACAACGCGGGAGAGCACAACGGCGGACGGCTCCACGGACCCGGCAAACGGGCCCGTGGGCGTGGTAAACGGTCACGTCGGCCGCACAAACGGTCACACCGATGCGGCCGGCGGGTCCGGCGCGGTGGACGGACCGCCCGAAGCGCGCGCCAGGAGCGCAGCGCATCGACGGACCGCCTGA
- a CDS encoding S8 family peptidase has protein sequence MRLISRTALGAAAAAVLAVTAVAPSVATPRAGVSDGTGKSSETGKRPVVGSAAAQRKSGQSHTVTLVTGDKVRVSEDSSGRGSATVLPREDGTQPLVQTRQSGDDLYVYPEGAAAAIASGRVDDELFNVTGLIRQGYDDAHATSIPLIATYDTPAGSVARELPVTPRGARRGVVLDAIGGVALKADKTKAADFWADVTSPRNRAASQLKKVWLDGQVTSLMDQSAKQVNAPQAWAAGYDGKGTKVAVLDTGADLEHPDLQGRVAATENFTDSDTVEDRQGHGTHTASTVGGSGAASDGKEKGVAPGTDLMIGKVLNDSGSGLESWIIAGMQWAVDQKADVVSMSLGDPGLLDCTDPMSQATEELAHSKDTLFVIAAGNAGPGNNTVSSPGCAPSVLTVGAVDSADATASFSSRGPVLDAHTLKPEIAAPGVDILAANMGGRGVYAYRTMSGTSMATPHVAGAAAILKERHPDWSAQQLKAALVSSAQTDIPGDVRETGGGRLDVKAAIGQSVVGAPAIQGGSFNWPQDKSDRTSVDVPYTNFTGKPVKLNLSVGRVTGNDGTTVRSAVAKLGKSSVTVPAGATVKVPLAVDPVARLANGQYGDVTGRVLATGAGGVSVSTPFALYVQPTTVTLRVKLVDRTGKPAAGSSSLDVIGTDTATGESRFNEGATDQVFHLRPGAYFLSSFVVSPDTTDATGQQVGSVSYLGRPQFDLKRDTTLVLDARKAHRISVRTDRPSEVRTTTLNFARSWDNQWLHAGSVSGGRLVKDYYADVQDPAKDGEFEFGSYWRAYAPQFQKLTAVGGPELHPVTASVGSDNLDGTGEAQLVDAGKGTPAELTAAGVRGKIALVEVPDDGALGDVGTDALAAGAKAVVMHRPSAGRWQPAYGFAGGPLPTVAVEAAEAKALEAKLAAGQVTLRWKATATSPYVYNLGFPEDGTIGSDRTYHVRDGQLGRNDSTYNSMGVAADFIDGVGAYRPSGSGLISVSGIDLVAMPSTRAEYYTGDGTTWDHFVSSSFPFGEYMMSPARAYQPGKKVKESWYDGVIGPNAGVDATGAPALAAERQGNQIGFAPAMWSDTEHTAQPGSFGDAGSLLLRRNGEDFDSSGFPNGVFTVPADDAEYELISNNTKIGSSSASWQRSTDVVTDWTFRSHQDDSAFSQGIPLLFPRYDLPADGAKTLPAKDGLRIGLSVTGHAGYTPGAVVSAALSYSYDGGKTWTAAEVDRRKGAWTATVNHAGADSAAKVTLRTTLADANGNKVTQTVTDAYGLR, from the coding sequence ATGCGCCTGATATCGCGAACGGCCCTGGGGGCGGCGGCTGCCGCAGTTCTGGCCGTCACCGCGGTCGCGCCGTCCGTGGCCACACCACGGGCCGGCGTGAGCGACGGGACCGGAAAGAGCAGCGAGACGGGCAAGAGACCCGTCGTCGGCAGCGCGGCAGCGCAGCGCAAGAGCGGGCAGAGCCACACCGTCACCCTGGTCACCGGCGACAAGGTACGGGTCAGCGAGGACAGTTCGGGCCGCGGCAGCGCCACCGTACTGCCCCGCGAGGACGGCACACAGCCGCTCGTGCAGACCCGGCAGAGCGGTGACGACCTCTACGTCTACCCGGAGGGCGCGGCTGCCGCCATCGCGTCCGGCAGGGTGGACGACGAACTCTTCAACGTCACCGGGCTGATCCGCCAGGGGTACGACGACGCGCACGCCACGTCGATCCCGCTCATCGCCACGTACGACACGCCCGCCGGGTCCGTCGCACGCGAGCTGCCCGTGACCCCCCGTGGCGCCCGGCGCGGGGTCGTCCTCGACGCGATCGGCGGGGTGGCGCTCAAGGCGGACAAGACCAAGGCGGCCGACTTCTGGGCCGATGTCACCTCGCCCCGCAACCGGGCCGCGTCCCAGCTCAAGAAGGTGTGGCTCGACGGCCAGGTCACCTCGCTGATGGACCAGTCGGCCAAGCAGGTCAACGCGCCGCAGGCGTGGGCGGCGGGTTACGACGGCAAGGGGACGAAGGTCGCCGTGCTCGACACCGGCGCCGACCTCGAACACCCCGACCTCCAGGGCCGGGTCGCCGCGACCGAGAACTTCACCGACTCGGACACCGTCGAGGACCGGCAGGGCCACGGCACCCACACCGCCTCCACGGTGGGCGGCTCGGGCGCGGCCAGCGACGGCAAGGAGAAGGGCGTCGCGCCCGGCACCGACCTGATGATCGGCAAGGTGCTGAACGACAGCGGCTCAGGTCTTGAGTCCTGGATCATCGCGGGTATGCAGTGGGCCGTCGACCAGAAGGCCGACGTCGTCTCCATGAGCCTCGGTGACCCCGGACTGCTCGACTGCACCGACCCGATGAGCCAGGCGACCGAGGAACTCGCCCACAGCAAGGACACGTTGTTCGTCATCGCCGCGGGCAACGCGGGTCCTGGCAACAACACCGTCTCCTCGCCCGGCTGCGCCCCCAGCGTGCTGACCGTCGGCGCCGTCGACAGTGCGGACGCCACCGCCTCGTTCTCCAGCCGGGGCCCGGTCCTGGACGCGCACACCCTCAAGCCCGAGATCGCGGCGCCGGGCGTCGACATCCTGGCCGCCAACATGGGCGGGCGCGGGGTGTACGCGTACCGGACCATGTCCGGCACGTCGATGGCCACCCCGCACGTCGCGGGCGCCGCGGCGATCCTCAAGGAGCGGCACCCCGACTGGAGCGCCCAGCAGCTCAAGGCGGCGCTCGTCTCGTCGGCGCAGACCGACATCCCCGGCGACGTCCGGGAGACCGGCGGCGGCCGGCTCGACGTCAAGGCGGCGATCGGCCAGAGCGTCGTCGGCGCGCCCGCGATCCAGGGCGGCAGCTTCAACTGGCCGCAGGACAAGAGCGACCGCACCAGCGTCGACGTCCCGTACACCAACTTCACCGGTAAGCCGGTGAAGTTGAACCTCTCCGTCGGGCGGGTCACCGGCAACGACGGCACCACGGTCCGGTCCGCCGTCGCCAAGCTCGGCAAGAGCAGCGTCACCGTCCCGGCAGGCGCCACCGTCAAGGTGCCGCTGGCCGTCGACCCGGTGGCGCGACTGGCCAACGGCCAGTACGGCGACGTCACAGGCCGGGTCCTGGCGACCGGCGCAGGCGGTGTCAGCGTCTCGACGCCGTTCGCGCTGTACGTACAGCCGACGACCGTCACCCTGCGGGTCAAGCTCGTCGACCGCACCGGCAAGCCGGCCGCGGGCTCCTCCTCGCTCGACGTGATCGGCACGGACACCGCGACGGGTGAGAGCCGCTTCAACGAGGGCGCCACCGACCAGGTGTTCCACCTGCGCCCCGGCGCCTACTTCCTGTCCTCCTTCGTCGTCTCGCCCGACACCACCGACGCGACCGGGCAGCAGGTCGGTTCGGTCAGCTATCTCGGCCGCCCGCAGTTCGACCTGAAGCGCGACACCACCCTCGTCCTGGACGCCAGGAAGGCGCACCGCATCTCGGTCCGTACGGACCGGCCGAGCGAGGTCCGCACGACCACCCTCAACTTCGCCCGCAGCTGGGACAACCAGTGGCTGCACGCCGGATCGGTGTCCGGCGGCCGGCTCGTCAAGGACTACTACGCGGACGTCCAGGACCCCGCCAAGGACGGCGAGTTCGAGTTCGGCAGCTACTGGCGCGCGTACGCGCCGCAGTTCCAGAAGCTGACGGCGGTCGGCGGTCCCGAGCTGCACCCGGTGACCGCGAGCGTCGGCTCGGACAACCTCGACGGTACGGGCGAGGCCCAGCTCGTCGACGCGGGCAAGGGCACCCCGGCCGAGCTGACGGCCGCCGGAGTACGGGGCAAGATCGCGCTCGTCGAGGTCCCGGACGACGGCGCCCTCGGCGACGTGGGCACCGACGCCCTGGCCGCCGGTGCGAAGGCGGTCGTCATGCACCGCCCGTCCGCCGGGCGCTGGCAGCCCGCGTACGGCTTCGCCGGCGGCCCGCTGCCGACCGTCGCCGTCGAGGCGGCGGAGGCGAAGGCGCTCGAAGCGAAGCTGGCCGCGGGCCAGGTGACCCTGCGCTGGAAGGCGACGGCCACGAGCCCGTACGTCTACAACCTGGGCTTCCCCGAGGACGGCACGATCGGCTCCGACCGTACATACCACGTGCGCGACGGGCAGCTCGGCCGCAACGACTCCACCTACAACTCCATGGGCGTGGCGGCCGACTTCATCGACGGCGTCGGCGCGTACCGTCCGTCAGGCAGCGGACTGATCAGCGTCTCGGGCATCGACCTGGTCGCCATGCCGTCGACCCGCGCCGAGTACTACACGGGCGACGGCACGACCTGGGACCACTTCGTCTCGTCCAGCTTCCCGTTCGGCGAGTACATGATGTCGCCGGCCAGGGCCTACCAGCCCGGCAAGAAGGTCAAGGAGAGCTGGTACGACGGAGTGATCGGCCCGAACGCCGGCGTCGACGCGACCGGCGCACCCGCGCTCGCCGCCGAACGTCAGGGAAACCAGATCGGGTTCGCCCCCGCCATGTGGTCCGACACCGAACACACCGCCCAGCCGGGCTCGTTCGGCGACGCGGGATCGCTGCTGCTGCGCCGTAACGGCGAGGACTTCGACAGCAGCGGCTTCCCGAACGGGGTGTTCACCGTCCCGGCGGACGACGCCGAGTACGAACTGATCAGCAACAACACCAAGATCGGCTCGTCGTCGGCCAGTTGGCAGAGGTCGACCGATGTGGTCACCGACTGGACCTTCCGCTCGCACCAGGACGACAGCGCCTTCTCGCAGGGGATCCCGCTGCTCTTCCCGCGGTACGACCTCCCGGCCGACGGGGCGAAGACGCTCCCGGCCAAGGACGGCCTGCGGATCGGTCTCTCGGTCACCGGGCACGCGGGCTACACCCCGGGCGCCGTGGTGTCCGCCGCGCTGTCGTACTCGTACGACGGCGGCAAGACCTGGACGGCCGCCGAGGTCGACCGGCGCAAGGGCGCGTGGACGGCGACGGTGAACCACGCCGGAGCCGACAGCGCGGCGAAGGTCACGCTGCGGACCACTCTGGCCGACGCCAACGGCAACAAGGTCACCCAGACGGTGACCGACGCGTACGGCCTGCGCTAG